In the Populus trichocarpa isolate Nisqually-1 chromosome 1, P.trichocarpa_v4.1, whole genome shotgun sequence genome, one interval contains:
- the LOC18094760 gene encoding sulfite exporter TauE/SafE family protein 3 isoform X3, with protein MMAGVGSKWWYGTSSSRLRGKILIGLIVAISTLTMAVAEPSLKLKDSFYNGTQKVEPHHGTTSQSGYKHVWPDMKFGWKTVVGTIITFLGAACGSVGGVGGGGIFVPMLTLIVGFDSKSSAAISKCMITGAAASTVLYNIRLRHPTLELPIIDYDLALLFQPMLILGISIGVTLNVLFSDWMITILLIIIFGATSAKAFFKGVETWKKETKSKQEAASVQLDNSDYEIEAAEENAPPGGTTSQYQIKSESKKEMVSITENVYWKELGILVAVWLIILALQIGKNYSTTCSVEYWLLNTMQIPVAVGVTSYVAVSLYKGRRKIASKGEARNNWPLHRLFFYCVTALMAGTVGGMLGLGGGFILGPLFLEMGIPPQVSSATAAFAMMFSASISVVEFYLLKRFPVPYALYFFVVATISAVVGQHVAGKLIRILGRASLIIFTLAFIIFASAILLGGVGIGRSIKQIERNEYMGFENICS; from the exons ATGATGGCTGGAGTTGGATCAAAATGGTGGTACGGCACTTCATCTTCAAGACTAAGAGGGAAAATCTTGATTGGTTTGATTGTTGCAATTTCAACATTGACGATGGCTGTAGCAGAGCCAAGTTTGAAACTGAAAGATTCATTTTATAATGGGACTCAAAAGGTTGAGCCTCATCATGGAACAACAAGCCAGTCGGGTTACAAACATGTTTGGCCT GATATGAAATTTGGTTGGAAAACTGTGGTGGGTACTATAATTACGTTCTTGGGAGCAGCATGTGGGAGTGTAGGAGGTGTTGGTGGAGGTGGCATTTTTGTACCGATGCTTACCCTCATTGTTGGGTTTGATTCCAAATCATCAGCAGCGATATCAAAAT GTATGATCACAGGTGCAGCAGCATCGACTGTTCTTTATAATATAAGATTAAGACATCCTACGCTGGAACTGCCTATCATCGACTACGATCTGGCACTTCTATTTCAGCCAATGTTGATTCTGGGAATTAGCATAGGAGTCACCCTGAATGTGCTCTTTAGTGATTGGATGATCACGATTTTGCTAATCATTATCTTCGGCG CAACATCAGCCAAGGCATTCTTCAAAGGTGTTGAAACATGGAAGAAagaaaccaaatcaaaacag GAAGCTGCTAGTGTACAGTTGGATAACTCTG ACTACGAAATTGAAGCAGCGGAGGAAAATGCCCCTCCTGGAGGCACCACCAgtcaatatcaaataaaatccgAGTCCAAAAAAGAAATG GTCTCAATTACAGAGAATGTTTATTGGAAGGAACTTGGAATTCTTGTTGCTGTCTGGCTGATCATCCTTGCGTTGCAGATTGGCAAG AATTACTCAACCACCTGCTCAGTTGAATATTGGTTATTGAACACAATGCAG ATCCCGGTGGCAGTCGGTGTAACTTCATATGTGGCCGTTAGCCTGTACAAAGGGCGGAGAAAGATTGCATCCAAGGGAGAAGCAAGAAATAACTGGCCTTTGCACagacttttcttttattgtgtcACAGCTCTTATGGCTGGCACAGTTGGAGGCATGCTTGGACTTGGTGGAGGATTCATTTTGGGTCCTCTTTTTTTGGAGATGGGAATCCCTCCACAG GTGTCAAGTGCCACTGCCGCCTTTGCCATGATGTTTTCTGCATCAATATCTGTTGTAGAATTTTACCTTCTGAAACGTTTCCCCGTTCCTTACG CTCTCTACTTCTTCGTCGTGGCTACCATTTCTGCCGTGGTTGGGCAGCATGTAGCAGGAAAGCTGATCAGAATATTAGGGAGAGCATCTCTAATCATCTTCACTCTAGCCTTTATAATATTTGCGAGTGCAATATTATTAG GTGGGGTTGGCATCGGACGCTCGATAAAACAGATTGAGAGGAATGAATACATGGGATTTGAAAACATTTGCTCATAG
- the LOC7470555 gene encoding 60S ribosomal protein L37-3, producing MGKGTGSFGKRRNKTHTLCVRCGRRSFHLQKSRCSACAFPAARKRKYNWSEKAIRRKTTGTGRMRYLRNVPRRFKSGFREGTQAEPRKKGAAASA from the exons ATG GGGAAGGGAACAGGGAGTTTTGGTAAGAGGAGGAACAAGACCCACACCCTCTGTGTTAGGTGTGGCCGACGTAGCTTCCACCTCCAGAAGAGCCGTTGCTCTGCCTGTGCTTTCCCTGCTGCCCGCAAGAGGaaat ACAACTGGAGTGAGAAGGCAATCCGGAGAAAGACAACTGGAACCGGAAGGATGAGGTATCTCCGCAATGTCCCTCGCAGGTTCAAGAGTGGTTTCAGAGAAG GCACTCAAGCAGAGCCAAGGAAGAAGGGTGCAGCAGCATCTGCTTAA
- the LOC18094760 gene encoding sulfite exporter TauE/SafE family protein 3 isoform X1: MMAGVGSKWWYGTSSSRLRGKILIGLIVAISTLTMAVAEPSLKLKDSFYNGTQKVEPHHGTTSQSGYKHVWPDMKFGWKTVVGTIITFLGAACGSVGGVGGGGIFVPMLTLIVGFDSKSSAAISKCMITGAAASTVLYNIRLRHPTLELPIIDYDLALLFQPMLILGISIGVTLNVLFSDWMITILLIIIFGATSAKAFFKGVETWKKETKSKQVIPLFPLTLSLVCLWCSNTVCFLEFHNSIVSVSFQEAASVQLDNSDYEIEAAEENAPPGGTTSQYQIKSESKKEMVSITENVYWKELGILVAVWLIILALQIGKNYSTTCSVEYWLLNTMQIPVAVGVTSYVAVSLYKGRRKIASKGEARNNWPLHRLFFYCVTALMAGTVGGMLGLGGGFILGPLFLEMGIPPQVSSATAAFAMMFSASISVVEFYLLKRFPVPYALYFFVVATISAVVGQHVAGKLIRILGRASLIIFTLAFIIFASAILLGGVGIGRSIKQIERNEYMGFENICS, translated from the exons ATGATGGCTGGAGTTGGATCAAAATGGTGGTACGGCACTTCATCTTCAAGACTAAGAGGGAAAATCTTGATTGGTTTGATTGTTGCAATTTCAACATTGACGATGGCTGTAGCAGAGCCAAGTTTGAAACTGAAAGATTCATTTTATAATGGGACTCAAAAGGTTGAGCCTCATCATGGAACAACAAGCCAGTCGGGTTACAAACATGTTTGGCCT GATATGAAATTTGGTTGGAAAACTGTGGTGGGTACTATAATTACGTTCTTGGGAGCAGCATGTGGGAGTGTAGGAGGTGTTGGTGGAGGTGGCATTTTTGTACCGATGCTTACCCTCATTGTTGGGTTTGATTCCAAATCATCAGCAGCGATATCAAAAT GTATGATCACAGGTGCAGCAGCATCGACTGTTCTTTATAATATAAGATTAAGACATCCTACGCTGGAACTGCCTATCATCGACTACGATCTGGCACTTCTATTTCAGCCAATGTTGATTCTGGGAATTAGCATAGGAGTCACCCTGAATGTGCTCTTTAGTGATTGGATGATCACGATTTTGCTAATCATTATCTTCGGCG CAACATCAGCCAAGGCATTCTTCAAAGGTGTTGAAACATGGAAGAAagaaaccaaatcaaaacagGTCATCCCACTTTTCCCTCTTACTCTAAGCCTAGTTTGTCTATGGTGTTCTAATACAGTTTGTTTCCTCGAGTTCCACAACTCAATTGTTTCTGTAAGTTTTCAGGAAGCTGCTAGTGTACAGTTGGATAACTCTG ACTACGAAATTGAAGCAGCGGAGGAAAATGCCCCTCCTGGAGGCACCACCAgtcaatatcaaataaaatccgAGTCCAAAAAAGAAATG GTCTCAATTACAGAGAATGTTTATTGGAAGGAACTTGGAATTCTTGTTGCTGTCTGGCTGATCATCCTTGCGTTGCAGATTGGCAAG AATTACTCAACCACCTGCTCAGTTGAATATTGGTTATTGAACACAATGCAG ATCCCGGTGGCAGTCGGTGTAACTTCATATGTGGCCGTTAGCCTGTACAAAGGGCGGAGAAAGATTGCATCCAAGGGAGAAGCAAGAAATAACTGGCCTTTGCACagacttttcttttattgtgtcACAGCTCTTATGGCTGGCACAGTTGGAGGCATGCTTGGACTTGGTGGAGGATTCATTTTGGGTCCTCTTTTTTTGGAGATGGGAATCCCTCCACAG GTGTCAAGTGCCACTGCCGCCTTTGCCATGATGTTTTCTGCATCAATATCTGTTGTAGAATTTTACCTTCTGAAACGTTTCCCCGTTCCTTACG CTCTCTACTTCTTCGTCGTGGCTACCATTTCTGCCGTGGTTGGGCAGCATGTAGCAGGAAAGCTGATCAGAATATTAGGGAGAGCATCTCTAATCATCTTCACTCTAGCCTTTATAATATTTGCGAGTGCAATATTATTAG GTGGGGTTGGCATCGGACGCTCGATAAAACAGATTGAGAGGAATGAATACATGGGATTTGAAAACATTTGCTCATAG
- the LOC18094760 gene encoding sulfite exporter TauE/SafE family protein 3 isoform X2, giving the protein MMAGVGSKWWYGTSSSRLRGKILIGLIVAISTLTMAVAEPSLKLKDSFYNGTQKVEPHHGTTSQSGYKHVWPDMKFGWKTVVGTIITFLGAACGSVGGVGGGGIFVPMLTLIVGFDSKSSAAISKCMITGAAASTVLYNIRLRHPTLELPIIDYDLALLFQPMLILGISIGVTLNVLFSDWMITILLIIIFGATSAKAFFKGVETWKKETKSKQVIPLFPLTLSLVCLWCSNTVCFLEFHNSIVSVSFQEAASVQLDNSDYEIEAAEENAPPGGTTSQYQIKSESKKEMVSITENVYWKELGILVAVWLIILALQIGKIPVAVGVTSYVAVSLYKGRRKIASKGEARNNWPLHRLFFYCVTALMAGTVGGMLGLGGGFILGPLFLEMGIPPQVSSATAAFAMMFSASISVVEFYLLKRFPVPYALYFFVVATISAVVGQHVAGKLIRILGRASLIIFTLAFIIFASAILLGGVGIGRSIKQIERNEYMGFENICS; this is encoded by the exons ATGATGGCTGGAGTTGGATCAAAATGGTGGTACGGCACTTCATCTTCAAGACTAAGAGGGAAAATCTTGATTGGTTTGATTGTTGCAATTTCAACATTGACGATGGCTGTAGCAGAGCCAAGTTTGAAACTGAAAGATTCATTTTATAATGGGACTCAAAAGGTTGAGCCTCATCATGGAACAACAAGCCAGTCGGGTTACAAACATGTTTGGCCT GATATGAAATTTGGTTGGAAAACTGTGGTGGGTACTATAATTACGTTCTTGGGAGCAGCATGTGGGAGTGTAGGAGGTGTTGGTGGAGGTGGCATTTTTGTACCGATGCTTACCCTCATTGTTGGGTTTGATTCCAAATCATCAGCAGCGATATCAAAAT GTATGATCACAGGTGCAGCAGCATCGACTGTTCTTTATAATATAAGATTAAGACATCCTACGCTGGAACTGCCTATCATCGACTACGATCTGGCACTTCTATTTCAGCCAATGTTGATTCTGGGAATTAGCATAGGAGTCACCCTGAATGTGCTCTTTAGTGATTGGATGATCACGATTTTGCTAATCATTATCTTCGGCG CAACATCAGCCAAGGCATTCTTCAAAGGTGTTGAAACATGGAAGAAagaaaccaaatcaaaacagGTCATCCCACTTTTCCCTCTTACTCTAAGCCTAGTTTGTCTATGGTGTTCTAATACAGTTTGTTTCCTCGAGTTCCACAACTCAATTGTTTCTGTAAGTTTTCAGGAAGCTGCTAGTGTACAGTTGGATAACTCTG ACTACGAAATTGAAGCAGCGGAGGAAAATGCCCCTCCTGGAGGCACCACCAgtcaatatcaaataaaatccgAGTCCAAAAAAGAAATG GTCTCAATTACAGAGAATGTTTATTGGAAGGAACTTGGAATTCTTGTTGCTGTCTGGCTGATCATCCTTGCGTTGCAGATTGGCAAG ATCCCGGTGGCAGTCGGTGTAACTTCATATGTGGCCGTTAGCCTGTACAAAGGGCGGAGAAAGATTGCATCCAAGGGAGAAGCAAGAAATAACTGGCCTTTGCACagacttttcttttattgtgtcACAGCTCTTATGGCTGGCACAGTTGGAGGCATGCTTGGACTTGGTGGAGGATTCATTTTGGGTCCTCTTTTTTTGGAGATGGGAATCCCTCCACAG GTGTCAAGTGCCACTGCCGCCTTTGCCATGATGTTTTCTGCATCAATATCTGTTGTAGAATTTTACCTTCTGAAACGTTTCCCCGTTCCTTACG CTCTCTACTTCTTCGTCGTGGCTACCATTTCTGCCGTGGTTGGGCAGCATGTAGCAGGAAAGCTGATCAGAATATTAGGGAGAGCATCTCTAATCATCTTCACTCTAGCCTTTATAATATTTGCGAGTGCAATATTATTAG GTGGGGTTGGCATCGGACGCTCGATAAAACAGATTGAGAGGAATGAATACATGGGATTTGAAAACATTTGCTCATAG